A stretch of the Lolium perenne isolate Kyuss_39 chromosome 3, Kyuss_2.0, whole genome shotgun sequence genome encodes the following:
- the LOC139838186 gene encoding 3'-5' exonuclease-like, translating into MQAITQIRTFTVHGGKEIEVVYTNEEETMSKYLKMYAQWYAEEEENKFVGLDLEYTPEDPNHEEDNYLAVAQLCMRNHVLVCHFSWTNGECPALRSFLQDQGIVFCSVDKRADFIKLYYEKIIIPRENWIDIQEIVIVKGLNERGNLMRDGMASLATSIIDESYSQMKSKFPRERHNYWEEQPLSDLNLEYAAKDAYVSYQLYVKIWFFLRYLVFCPGCKKEDERGTYVLQMQGSERSKLNRHREMLH; encoded by the exons ATGCAGGCCATTACTCAGATCAGGACCTTCACTGTCCATGGCGGCAAGGAGATCGAAGTTGTCTACACAAACGAGGAGGAGACGATGAGCAAGTACCTGAAGATGTACGCGCAGTGGTatgcggaagaagaagagaacaagtttgtaggattggatctcgagtacactCCGGAGGACCCCAACCACGAAGAAGACAACTACCTCGCCGTCGCTCAACTGTGCATGAGGAACCACGTCCTCGTCTGCCACTTTTCCTG GACCAACGGGGAATGTCCGGCGCTGCGCTCATTCCTTCAAGATCAAGGAATTGTGTTCTGCAGCGTTGACAAGAGAGCAGATTTTATAAAGTTATATTACGAGAAGATTATAATTCCAAGGGAGAATTGGATCGATATCCAGGAAATTGTCATCGTCAAAGGTCTCAACGAGAGAGGAAACTTAATGAGGGATGGAATGGCTAGTCTTGCAACTAGCATCATCGACGAGTCGTACAGCCAGATGAAGAGCAAATTCCCTCGAGAGAGGCACAATTACTGGGAAGAGCAGCCGTTGTCTGATTTAAACCTGGAGTATGCAGCTAAAGATGCTTACGTGAGCTACCAGCTCTACGTTAAGATATGGTTCTTCCTGcgttaccttgtgttttgcccCGGTTGCAAGAAGGAAGACGAGCGAGGGACGTACGTGTTGCAAATGCAGGGTAGCGAGAGATCGAAGCTGAACAGGCACAGAGAAATGCTGCACTGA
- the LOC139838187 gene encoding uncharacterized protein, with the protein MVHLAIHLPKEARLRGPVHYGWMYPVERRLLTLKRYVRNNARPEGSIAEAYIVDECTTFCSRYFDDVETRFNRPSRNPERDDSHIGDVSVFKHGVKFIGASQYVFAGEDYDNMVWYVLRSCPEVDPYIDLCKQELNQQGGQINVDRWLAKNFARWFHTHIGKMRNDVCPDLYALACKPDFRVRLYSACVVDSVRYHTVDREKNRKTQNSGIVSEGDHDGNSIDFFGQLKSIIRLQYNSSGGVHRSVVLFRCDWFDLGGRKPGLDDDGHFKSVNTEKFWYKTDPFLLTSQATKVFYVPDTKLKGKWQVVQKFHHRHLWSVKENEQGTRCCFVLSYQDEDSDQVLCKKKKALHGVGREVTRNVCYLKKSFWTN; encoded by the exons atggtgcatttggccatccatttaccaaaagaggcaaggcttagaggcccagtgcattacggttggatgtacccagtcgaaagaaggttgctaacattgaagcgttatgtccggaacaatgccaggccggagggatcgattgccgaagcatatattgttgatgagtgcacgacattttgctcgagatacttcgacgatgttgaaacaagattcaaccgtccaagcagaaatccggagcgggatgattcacatattggtgatgtgtctgttttcaaacacggtgtgaaatttattggagcctctcaatatgtgtttgctggtgaggactatgacaacatggtgtggtatgtgctccgaagttgccctgaggttgatccatacatcga CCTGTGCAAACAAGAGTTGAACCAACAAGGTGGTCAGATCAATGTTGATAGATGGCTTGCCAAGAACTTTGCTAGATGGTTTCATACTCAT ATTGGAAAAATGCGAAATGATGTCTGTCCTGATCTCTATGCTTTggcgtgcaaaccagattttagagtgagactatattcggcatgtgttgttgacagtgttcggtaccatactgttgaccgcgagaagaacaggaagacacaaaatagtggaatcgtttctgagggagatcatgatggtaacagcattgacttctttggtcagctcaaatccatcatcagattgcaatacaactccagcggtggcgtccatcggtcagttgtcctcttccggtgtgactggtttgaccttggtggtaggaaacccgggctcgacgatgatggacacttcaagagtgttaacacagaaaagttttggtacaagacTGATCCTTTCCTTCTGACATCACAAGCAACCAAGGTCTTTTATGTGCCAGACACCAAGTTGAAAGGAAAATGGCAAGTTGTGCAGAAATTTCACCATAGACATCTATGGAGTGTAAAAGAAAATGAACAGGGGACCCGGTGTTGCTTTGTACTATCATATCAAGATGAAGATTCCGATCAAGTTCTGTGCAAGAAAAAGAAAGCACTGCACGGAGTAGGACGAGAAGTGACCAGGAACGTGTGCTACTTGAAAAAGTCATTCTGGACAAACTGA